In Prunus dulcis chromosome 1, ALMONDv2, whole genome shotgun sequence, the following are encoded in one genomic region:
- the LOC117615638 gene encoding transcription factor bHLH77-like produces MESVGVFADGEWESLSRLFSTEEIEFTPHFLSQGSFPFQHNEGMNFEIPASFCPNIPEAEMGLSRVNESFFQHPSDALNSNVHYLSQESCYGNNNHGSAGIFTAILNQENYYFGNSCHVPVANDISASMDVYMNHHDHDGKSFGSFIPTFSDIVMEGSVSNKEDSGSDRLGFSDDSQPAAIAIPGEELHLKRVHDVAEDKSNNDKSDSNPKKKPRLSKDVEKTKKNNARSKKGEKANSDVKVKDEEESNTRADRQSTSSCSSEDDNGSQETNGGETSDPKTSSALNLNGKTRANRGSATDPQSLYARKRRERINERLRILQNLVPNGTKVDISTMLEEAVHYVKFLQLQIKLLSSDDMWMYAPIAYNGMDIGLSLQKMSPVL; encoded by the exons atggagtCTGTTGGTGTTTTTGCTGATGGGGAATGGGAATCCTTGAGCAGATTGTTTTCCACTGAGGAGATTGAGTTCACTCCACATTTTCTTTCTCAGGGTTCATTCCCTTTCCAGCACAATGAGGGAATGAACTTTGAAATCCCAGCCTCCTTTTGCCCCAATATTCCTGAAGCTGAAATGGGATTGAGCAGGGTCAATGAGAGCTTCTTTCAACATCCTTCAGATGCTCTCAACTCTAATGTGCATTATCTTTCTCAGGAGAGTTGTTATGGTAATAACAATCATGGTAGTGCTGGAATTTTTACTGCCATTCTGAACCAGGAAAATTACTACTTTGGTAATTCTTGCCATGTCCCTGTGGCTAATGATATCTCTGCATCTATGGATGTTTATATGAATCATCATGATCATGATGGAAAGAGCTTTGGTTCATTCATCCCAACATTTTCTGACATTGTGATGGAAGGAAGTGTCTCTAACAAAGAAGATTCTGGCAGTGACAGATTGGGATTTTCAGATGACAGCCAGCCAGCTGCAATTGCAATTCCAGGAGAGGAATTGCATCTGAAAAGGGTGCATGATGTGGCAGAAGACAAGTCTAACAATGACAAATCTGACAGTAATCCAAAGAAGAAACCACGTCTTTCGAAAGAT GTAGAGAaaactaagaaaaataatgcaaGGTCAAAGAAGGGCGAAAAGGCTAACTCAGATGTGAAAgtcaaagatgaagaagagagtAACACAAGGGCTGATAGGCAGAGCACTAGTTCTTGCAGCTCTGAGGATGACAATGGTTCTCAGGAGACCAATGGAGGAGAAACTTCAGACCCCAAAACATCATCAGCCCTTAACTTGAATGGCAAGACAAGAGCCAACAGAGGCTCAGCAACTGATCCACAAAGCCTCTATGCAAGG aaaagaagagagagaattaatGAGAGATTGAGAATCTTACAGAACCTTGTCCCTAATGGAACCAAGGTTGACATCAGCACAATGCTGGAAGAGGCAGTTCATTATGTGAAGTTTTTGCAGCTCCAAATCAAG CTTTTAAGCTCTGATGATATGTGGATGTACGCACCTATTGCCTATAACGGAATGGATATTGGTCTCAGCCTGCAGAAGATGTCTCCAGTTCTATGA